The genomic segment ACTGAAAGCCCAGGTGGTTTCACAAGTACATTCTTTCAAACTTTGAGGGAATGGATGGATTCTGTATAAACTTCTCAGACCGCAGAGAAAATAGCAAAGTCACAATCTTTTTACAAAGCCTGCATGTTAATCATACAAAAAGCTGATGaaacacaaaaatgaatgaatgaatataaacataaaaatcctAAATTATCAGCAACTAGTACCCAGCAACACGACCAAGAGGGGTTTATTTCAGGAATGCAAGGTTAGTGCAGCATAGGAAATCAGTGTAATTTCTCAAATGTATTTACTCAAATGTAATTTCTCAAATAGGCCAAGGGACAGTGGAGCAGAGAATTAATACTTTGTGCAAAAATGctaaaaattcaatatccatcTCGAATGActactacaaaacagaaatggatatagaaaataaaagtataaattaaGGATGGATAGATACTTCCtttacaatataaaaaatatatatatctcaaacACAAGCATCTTTTTAAGGGGGACACACTGGAAACCTTCCAAGAGATGCTAGGGACCAGACAAGGATGCCTGCTGTCAGCACATAACatcaaagacccagtgtagccaaaaataaattaaattaaaaaaaaaaacagggtgaGAAAGAATATGTGTAAAATGCcacctttagggaaaaaaaaaattaatagttttGTCCCAATATATGAAAAGAGTGACACAGTAATATAACAGAAGCCCAAAAGTAGAACtacttataaagaaaaatatagagaCATTATGTCAAATCTGGTGAAAGACAGACTGTTCAACAAATTATAATGGGACAGATAGCTAACTGTCtggggggggaaaaaagcatTGTATTTCTACCTACAGATACACATCTCTATGCATAGGCTGTATATATCCAGACTTTCTGGAAGAATGCACACGAACTTTTAACTTATTCCTCAGAAGAGGAAGATTGAAGGTCAGAAGTGGAAGAGAGACTTactgtttatatatttacttaatgTTTCAGCCTTGTGTGATTATTACCCTTTCGGTTAACATGCTCCATTGAGTCAGCATATCATCAGTCTGACTTTTTGAAGAACTGACCTAACTGGTATCTATGTCTTTCTCCTCAGTGATCTGTGCATGGATTGTGCCTTGCAACTGGAGACTTGCCCATTGTGTCGGAAAGAAATAGTGACTAGAGTCAGACAGATTTCTCATATCTCATGACACACGTGAAGAGGCCTCATGGACTTATTTCTACTCAATTCCAGCCaatgttgaaaagaaaaacaaagaaaaaaatctctaatCAGTTGTATGCACATTGAAACATAGCCATGGCCAGATTTTATGCTAAAAAAATGATAGTTTATTTAAGACAAAATTCTCCTAGAATCTAACCCAATCTGCCAGCCCTGAAAAATTCCTTTTAAGGGCAAGGAAAGCTGAATGCCAGTAGCTAGGCCTGTGGTAATTCCATGAAAAGCTATAGGAGATAATGCCCTCTTGAGTGCTTGAAACCACACTGGATTTCTCCAGGTTGGGTTCATTTGATTGTGTAACACAGGATGTTTTGTCTCATAttctaaagtttttattttgggcAAAAGTCATTATGGAGAAGTAAATGATAGCATTTCTGGGTTAAGCATAACTTCCCATTGGTCAGAGAGCCACTGGTATCTTACGCATGGATACTGCACTGCAAGACTTGAAGCCGTAAAACTAGAATCCCACAGGTCAGTACTACAAGCAACATGGAGGGCCTGAAAGAAGGTGCACAGACTGtagacaaaacaaaacccaatttTTGATATTTCAGTGATCCCAAAGAACattctagtttgtttttttttttaactgcagaaAATTGGTGGTATTTTCACATTCATGATGTTTCTATCCAATTTCAGTACCCACATTTTGtgaggaaaaaatgttttaacaatGCAGGAGGAATTCTTAAATTAATTGCAATGTTAGACTGGAGAAAATTTGGTATTTAGGGTATTTTTAAGGTACCATCAAATCAggtctttttggtttttgtttaaaataattttttaaaatcagcattgTTTTTGGAAGTAATATACTTTGAAACTGTTGAACTAATAGTCTCAAAAACTCTTAGAGGACAGTCTGAGAGCACGTATTCctattgtttaaaataaatacatgtttttgaATAGTAAATTCAGTCATGGATTGTTGACTATGTCTTCATCAAAAGTGTTATTCCCTCTCAGGGTCTCTGGTGAAGAccttcaagagtttggtttttTCTCCCAGAAAATTGGAAGGTAGAATTGTAAATTCATAGAACTTATTTTATAATGGTGTACCTCAGCAGCTGCCTTTCAATTTATGCCAAGTCCTTACTGAGTTTATACTTGAATAGTAAATATGTCTTCTCAGTTTTACAATGTCTTAAATTCAAtgcacatttttttcttccttccccaccCTTTCTTGTTTGTAGTTCATTAAATCGTCCTATTACAGAGCTGATTTCCTTCCTGGCTGTACTTGTTGGGGTGCTGGATTTTTCCATGTCTTTAGTCTTCcataaattcaaatatatatataaatatatatatatatatatgttctcttCTTTAGCTTGTGGTAAATACAGTTATTTgcattgaataaataaaacatttgttgCCTTTTTTGACTTAAGATTTCACAACTTTCATTGGTGCCTGCTGCTAAGGTTCCAGGATACTCAGGTTTATCCTTTCCAGGTTAGGATAGAATCAAGTATTAGAATTCAGAAGCAAGGTTAATCACTTACTCATCCAGCATACCTTTATTGGACACCTAATGTATCTCAGGCACTGCAACTATGTGGTATACAAAAACAGATCTGTTTGTGGAGCTGACGTCTGGTAGTGGGAAGAAGACTTTTTCCTTATTGTAATAACTTGTTGAGTGCTTTGAGAAAGAGCAAGGAGAAACTAATTTAGgtgaggggaaggagagaaatcTCATTGAAGGAgtaacatacattaaaaaaaaggaggaagtagGACCTAGGGATATAGCCAGGCAGAGACTGAAAATATTGAGCCAGTTTCTGGTCTCAGGTGGTTGAGTGACTGGCAgcttctacttcctgtctcttgaaATATTCTTGGACCTAGCCACCATGGTGTGGGAAAACCCAAATATCCATGAGAAGACCTACATGGAGAGGAACTGAGACAGCCCCCTAGCCCTCAGGTCCTCTGTTCAACATCCACAACTGAGCTGTTCTCAGCTAATACTAATTTGAGTAAGCTTCTTGGAAGAGGTTCTCTACCCCCATTCCAGCTACCCTCAACTGATGCCAAGTAGAACAGAAACAAACTGTCCCTACCAAGTCCTGTCCACATTACAGACTACtgagcaaaaaaattttttttcttttttttttttagccagaaAGTTTTGGGTGGCTAGTAACAGCATTAGATAACCAGAATAGATGGAATCAAGTTTCCTTCTCTGCTCTGATGCTATGTATTAACTCGGTCTGGTTATTTACCAAACCTTTCTGAATGCCTGCCTTCTACTTGGTACTAAACAGAGAGAGTACCTCTGAGAACTGACCTCACCCTAGATACAACTGTGTCATGGTAACAGTTTAGTTCCACACCCCACTGATAGCTATTTTACCTTCATTTAAAGATATCTGTCCATTCAGGCTGGCCAtctgacccacagatcaaacatgaggtgaggtgaagtcgctcagtcgtgtccgactctttgcgaccccgtggactgtaacctactaggcttctctgtccatgggattctccaggcaagagtactggagaggattgccatttccttctccaggggatcttcctgacccagggatcgacccgggtctccggcattggaggcagacgctttaacctctgagccaccagggaagcccgatcaaACATGAACCATATCTAAAATGTACCACATatttggccaaaaaataaaatgcaaccgAAAAGACACAATGTCTAGTGATCCAATCAGAGAACAGGTCTAGGGTACCCTTTTGTAAAATTGGGCAGTTTCGGAGGGGGCTTATCCTGGAGCAAAGTCACCTGATTGCGTTGCTCAAAGTGATTTTGTCAACGTTAATCTTGCCTAGTTACCCAAGAAACGAGTTACTGCCGAATAATTTTTTATGTGAATGTTCATGATGTAAATTACAAGACATCCAGTTCTTGCGGTGGGGCTGGCTTTGGTAGCTGTCTCGCGGTAGTTCCGCGAGAGGGAGCAACTATCTCGAAAATCAAATGTCTGCACTATCTGGCTCAAAAGCTAAGGGACTGACTGTGGAAAGACTTCGTGATTTACAGTgccggctcagaggttaaagtattTGGCTCCAATgtcggagacccaggttcgatacttgggtcgggaagatccctggagaaggaaatggtaacccactccagtatttttgcctggagaataccatagacggaggagcctggcgggctacagtccacggggtcgcaaagagtccgacacgactgagcaacttcacttcaaaaaCTAATTTGAATAACTTAATCTTCTTAAATCTTGTAATTCATTCCCAAGTAGCAAGTGGGTAAATCGAGGCTCTCTCTGGCCTTCCATTCCTTGCTCTTCACATTGGGTACGTCTTGGCTTTAATCGCCCGAGAGCGTGAGTATACGTCAGTGAGCCCCTGACCTGCTGTATGCGCCCCAGTTTCCTCTGGCTATCCTCGATCCCTTTGCCTCACTTCCTCTCTCTATCTTTGTCCCGCCCCTGGGTTTGGGTAACGCAGACCTGTGATTGGTTGCTAGGAGCCCCGAGGCGGCGGAAGGGTCGCGGTGGCCATGGTGACGGGAGGCGGGGCGTGGTAACTGACGCCGGACCCAGCGGCTGTAGAGGCGAGTTTAGCTAGGCGTGGGAGGGCTGGGAGGCCCGGCTGGGCCGTGAGCCGGCCGTGGGCTCGGCGGCGAGGCCTCCCGGATGCCGGTTGGAGCTCTGCGGTGCAAAGCAGGGGCTGCGCCCGGGCCGCAGGCAAGGGTAGAAAGCCAACGGGTTCGCTCCCCGACGCGCGGTGGATGCGGCGGCGGCGATGGACGCCCTAGAGGAAGAGAGCTTCGCGCTGTCCTTGTGAGTCACGCCGCCCGAGCCCGGGAGGCTGAAGGCCGGGGCTGCTGGCGCTTGGCCTAGGCCTCCGCCCTGCGAAACCAGTGCCCTCAGTGGGGGTGGGAAACAAACAAGACtccccccctaccccaccccacccaagtTCCCGCGGTGGACTCTGCCTCTGCGGCGACCGCGGGGTTTCAGGCGCGGAGGACTGGAGTGCAGCGTGGTGTCGCGCGATGATACACGCCTGTGTCACAATCCCCCGGTCTCCAGTCCTTAGTTGTCAGCAAAACCTGGTGGGTTTGAGCGGCCGAGGCTCGACCGCGGGTCAGAAGACCCTCCACCGCCACCACACCACCATCCCCAGGGACTCTAATTTGCCCCTCCCTACCCCGGCCGGTGTGTTGACCGCACCAGGTTTATGCCCGCCCACGAGTAGATTGGTGTGGGGTGATAGTGAAGATGCGGTGAGTAGAACCCACAGGAAATAAATGTGAGGAGCCTTAAGAGGTCTGATGTGAGCCTTGACACCTTTTATTTGTCCCTCTGTGAGTCCTTGTGTCCCATCAGTTTTCTGAAAGTAGATCCACTACATTAAACTTTGATGTCACAGGTGTGTAAAGTGTGTTTTCTAGAATTCATTTGAAAAGGGCCGTAGTACATTTGCGGGGAGGGGGCCAGGAATTAAGCTGAAACAGTACCTAATCCAGGTCTGTTTTTCAGCTCTTCCGCCTCTGATGCAGAATTTGATGCTGTGGTTGGATATTTAGAGGACATTATCATGGGTAAGCTTCCCTACTCCAGCTCGTTAGTTTTTAGACTCTTGCTTTTAACAACATTGAAATCCACTTgtagagttaatttttaaaaagagaaaacatcatGCTGCATATAATGTTTAATGTGGCATACTGAAATACGAAGTAAGCCATCCTGTGGTTTGCCTTAAAGTCATATAGCCCCTTCTCCTGAAGATAATTGATTACCATAGATTCAGTCCCCAGAAGGGAATCATTCAGGTAACAGGGCACTTGGAGTTATGGGGCTCATGGCAAAACTTCAGCAAATATTAACTACTTTATTTCAGAGAGTAAGAGCGGTTTTTAGTCTTGAGTCTTAATATTTTTGTGACATAGAGCAGTGTAATAGCATAACCATAGCACACGTGTCCATGAGGAACAAGGTGTCATGCTTCAGCTGGTTCCGTATTTTCCTAGGCCCTGGGTTCCCATTTGTGgattcatttgggcttccctggtggctcagctggtaaagaatctgcctgcaatgcgggagacctgggttcgatccctggattgggaagatcccctggagaagggaaaggctacccactccagtattgtgccgtggagaattccatggactgtatagtccatgagctctcaaagagtcggagacaactgagcaactttcactttggcaTCCGTAGGTCCTGCTAAGTAATAAGTGGTAACAGGCATCTCTCATTTAAGACAAATGTGTGAGaaagaaaaacttgaaaaaaatctctCATATGGGTGACTTTAAGTTTGCTGAGAATAAGGAAAAGAACACTGTTGTTTAGTGTTATTAGCTGTATTTCTTAGTCTTGTTTAGTGAAAATCACTTGACCCAGTTTTGTACCTTTGGGTCCTATAAAGGTTCATGACCTTAACTCCTAAATACAGATGAAGATACAACATTAAGGTCCCATGTCAATGAGAAGATTCCTGGGGATTGCTGAGGAATACCTGGAGTTCTTTTGGCCTCTACAAGAACCTTGTGTGCAGTGAGGGAAATGAGCTTTCTGTAATCCCAGGGCATTTATTCCTACGTCTAGGCCATTTGTGAAGCATTCCTTTAGTTTTTGGAAAAGATATTCTATTTGGTTGTTGAAATTCCCTAAACCCTAATAAGTGTTTGCTATGAATCAGTCGCTGTATGTGAATCCTCATCTAAATGCCACCTAGCAATCTTTTATGATAGGTGctttgaagttgaagttgaagaaACTGGGACTCAGACAAATTAACCTGCCCAAGGTTACCCAGTGTTAGTGGTTGAGGTGGGATTTAAACTCCGGTAGTCTAgcctctcagagaaggcaatggcaccccactccaatactcttgcctggaaaatcctatgaacgaaggagcctggtaggctgcagtccatggggtcgctaagagtcagatatgactgagcgacttccctttcacttttcactttcatgcattggagaaggaaatggcaacccactccagtgttcttgcctggagaatcccagagacgggggagcctggtgggctgccgtctgtggggtcgcacagagtcggacacgactgaagtgacttagcagtagcagtagcctCTATCAGAGCCCAGCCATCTAATCACTACACTGTTTCTACCACTGCAGCTGAATTTAAGAGAACCGTTTGTGGAGTTCCCAAGCCACCCCGCCCTGAATGGCTGTGTTTAAACTGGGTAGAGGGTGGTGGCGGTGGTTTCACACAGTGTGAAGCCTCTTAATGCCATCGAACTTTACCCTTAACACCGTTAGCTTTCCCTCTCCTAAAGGCTGGCCATTTAGAAAGCAGTTCTGCTGCCATTTAATTCCCACGTGTTAAAAAGAATGTTTCCTCTTGCGATTCAGATGATGAGTTCCAGTTATTACAGAGGAATTTCATGGACAAGTACTACCAGGAATTTGAAGACACGGAAGAGAATAAGCTCACCTACACGCctatttttaatgaatatgtaAGTGGGTTCCTATTTCTCTTACTGGAGATTAGGATTTCTTTGAAATATGAATTTaggatttctttaaaatatgaatttaggaTCAGATAATGTTGAAATCTGCTCAGCTTTTAGAATCTGCCACCAGCACCCTGCTAGGAAGTCTAATTAGAATTGGGTTTAGTCTTCATCACCTATTATTTTCCTTTGCATAGTTCTTGGGGCTGTTTTCCAAATAGTTAATGATCTCGTCGTTTTAAAAACCTGGTTGACTTTATTATAATCCTGCTTTCAGTTACAGTATATGGGCTCCCCATACCTTGCACTTACATACTTTTGACCTTTCAGCTTTCACACACTATTTTTTCTTACTGCATAATTCAATCAAGTATGCATGACTGttagataaaaaatgaaaaccaagacTCAGATCACTAACTAGTTGATGGCAAAACCAAACTAGAACCCAGGAACCTTGGCTCTGGACCCTTGGGTCTTTGCATATGCCAAGGCCCTGTGCAGCCTCCTGTTAGGATCTCTGAGAAGTTTGAGCCTCCAGGACTTAATTccttgaatgcaaaagtatggCAGAGTTGGTGAAAGTTTCGTAAGCCAAGCCTCCACTTTTAACAGATCTGTGACTGCCTTTCACTGTATgctttttcatctgtttctttccaCAGATTCTATGTACCCAGGCAGAAAAGCCTCCCACTTACTTCACTCTTCATTTGGTGCCGTGGGGGGTGGGAGCCCTTCTGCTTTCTAACCCTACCCACCTGGGAGCATTCCTCTTGTTGCAGTGTCTCTgccctggagggcagagggcaggggtgggatgAGCTCACTGAAGAGAGGAGCTGGGTTTGGGTTCTCTCTGGTGCCCCCAGCGCTCAGCAGGGAGCCAGGCACACAGAAATGTTTGCAAAGGGCTAGAGAACAGGCTATCTGAAAAGAAGTTTTACTGTTACAGATTTCTTTGGTAGAAAAGTATATAGAAGAACAGCTGTTGGAGCGGATTCCTGGATTTAACATGGCGGCTTTTACTACAACTTTACAGTGAGTTGAACTTGACTTTTTTTAACCTCTTGGTACCTTGCTTCTCCTCAACTCTGAAAATTCATAGACcctcttcccttttttcccccctagtGCTTGAACATCAAGCTTCAGAGCACTTGGTGGTTAGGTCCTGGGTGGGAGGCCCTCCATACCTTTGAAGGAAATCTCAAGGCGATGGTCTGTGTCGTCAATTGTTCATGAAGCAACCACCCTTTTCCTTCGCAGGCACCATAAAGATGAAGTGGCTGGTGACATTTTTGACATGCTGCTCACATTTACGGATTTTCTggcttttaaagaaatgtttctggACTACCGAGCAGTAAGTCCTTCTTGTCTGGTATGCCATAGTGAACCGCTTAGAAAACTCCAAGTGGACCTGTCAGGCACAAACCACCCTCTGTGCTCCCCGCTGTAACACTGGCGGGTGTCAGCCGGACAGTGAGCAGCATGCCAGCCAAGcagctgctctggccggggcctGGGGCGCTTATGAAGAATTACACTCTCATAGTTTTGGTGAAACCAAAGGTCCCAGGCACCTTACAGGGTCcctgtataatcaaaaggacaAAGCCAAAAAACAAGTCTTGATTGCCTTGCCTTTCTTGTAACACAGGATTTTAATGGgagaaggaaatatttttcattgaagAGAGGTGTTGTTTGTTTTGGCCTTGCTGCTTGGCACAAGGttctcccacccagggatcaaactcttgctACCTGCagtggggtcttaaccactggacctccagggtcCAGTGTACCCTGAGACATACATTTTTTGAGTGACCAGTGCTGAACAAAAATGCAAAATCACATCCTCCCTCTTCCTGTgtgctccctggtggcccagcctCCCACCCTAAACATCTCCCTCCCCAGTCAGAGCTAGAAAGGACTTTCTTCTGTCCCTTGCCTCTTAAAGCTGTGGTATTCTCTTGTAGGAAAAGGAAGGCCGGGGACTGGACTTGAGCAGTGGTTTAGTGGTGACTTCACTGTGCAAATCATCTTCTGTGCCAGCCTCCCAGAACAATCTGCGGCCCTAGGTCCCACCTTCAGGCTCTGGACTCTTCCTGGACATCACCAGCTCAATAGACTGGGAGAGGCTTTGGCTAATGATGTCAGAAGAATACATCTTGGAAAGACTGACTGTTCTGCAACTCTTCATTGATGTGAAGTAGTGATGGGTCAGAAGATAACTAACTGACCTTCCTGGGACAAGACATTCTTGTTTTTGGTAACCCTAGTACTCCTCCCTGAGTAGACCCCTCTCTCAGGCTTCGGAGTCTGGCTCCTGCAGCAAACCCAAGTCCAGCATTCTACCTGGGATGCCCATCCCCAGCATTCATGTCAGGGTGTCCATGTTGGGAAAATTCACCATCAATTCTCTTGGCCCAGCAGGCCTTACATGTCCCAGGAGGCTTTTCGTGCATTCACAGCTCTTTATATGGATCACAGTTTGAGTCCTACAGCCTCAGTGGGGGTTTTGACTGGGAGGATTTATCTAGGGGTTAACTGCAGCTAGCTGCCCATCTCAGGATTTCTGAAAATCCTACCATCACAGCTAGAAGGAATCAACTTACAGAGATTTCCTTTACCTAAAAGCTACATGGGATGATCAGTTCCTAGTCTTAGGTGGGCAGTCTTTGCATCACTGTCTTC from the Capra hircus breed San Clemente chromosome 18, ASM170441v1, whole genome shotgun sequence genome contains:
- the ARL2BP gene encoding ADP-ribosylation factor-like protein 2-binding protein gives rise to the protein MDALEEESFALSFSSASDAEFDAVVGYLEDIIMDDEFQLLQRNFMDKYYQEFEDTEENKLTYTPIFNEYISLVEKYIEEQLLERIPGFNMAAFTTTLQHHKDEVAGDIFDMLLTFTDFLAFKEMFLDYRAEKEGRGLDLSSGLVVTSLCKSSSVPASQNNLRP